Genomic segment of Chloroflexota bacterium:
TTTGGGCAAGCCATTTCCAGTTTTCAGGGCATACAGTGGATGCTGGCTGATATGGCAACAGCTATTGATGCGGCACGTTTGCTCACCTATAGGGCGGCGTATCTCAAGAATCAGGGTCTGCCCTATGTCAAAGAAGCCGCTATGGCAAAGCTCTTCGCTTCCGAGACTGCAATGAAAGTCACTACCCAGGCAGTTCAACTCCACGGAGGCTATGGATACATTAGGGATTACCCGGTGGAGCGCTACTTCAGGGATGCCAAGATAACCGAGATATATGAGGGGACCTCTGAGATGCAGCGCATGACCATTGCCAGACAGCTTCTGGTTTAGTCTGCACCAGAAATAAACGTATATCTTGAGGAGGTAAATCTATGACTACCAAGGATGTCTACCTGGAACTGGCAGAGATGATAGACAAGAACGACCCGCATGTAGTGGGTGTGCCGGTGACACCGGCAATGTTGAAGGTTCTGAGCTTGCAGTTCACCCCTGATGAGGCTCGCCTGGCTCTTCAGATAGGTACCACCGGAGGCAAACTCAGCGAGCTCTCGGCCAAGACGGGCGTTGACAAAGCCAGGCTCAAGAAGAGGCTGGAGGCCATGGCCTACAAAGGCACAATGTGGATCGATCCCGGCAAGGAGGATCCGGCTTATCGGGTTCTGGGGAGCTGTGCTCCGGGACTTGTCGAGACGGGTCTCTTCGGCAATATACGGTTTTCCTACGATGTGGAATTGGGCAAAGCGCTTCATCAGGCTCTATATGAATGGGCCAGAGATAGACTGTGTAAACTGGGTTTCCCTTTTGCCCCCATATGGGCTCATCCCTGGGTACTACCCGACGATGCCCGTCCAGAGGAGAACCTCATTTATTTCCTGAAGGCACAGAATTATTTCTGTGTGTCCACCTGTCCCTGCCGCCTCTCACATTGGCTGTCGGAACCGGACAATCATTGCAATCATATGCTGGAGACGTGCCTTCACTCTGGAGATACCGCCCGATGGTGTGTCGAGCATGGTATGGGCCGCGAGATCACCCTGGATGAGGCCCTTAACCTTCTACGCAAAGCGAACGCAGATGGGCTGGTTCACAGCATCAATATTGAAGGCTTTATATGTAATTGCTGCACCGATTGCTGCCCCCTGTTCATGGGCTTGAATCAACTGAAAACCAAAACAATGATCCCATCCCCCTTTATACCCAGTATCGATAAGGATGAATGCAATGCTTGTGGCTCGTGTATTGATATCTGCCCCGTAGGTGCCCTGAAGATGGGCGAAATCCCTATAGTCGATGTAGACATCTGTATAGGATGTGGTCTATGTGTTACGCACTGCCCTCCTGAGTCGATCAAATTGGTAAGAAGATCCACACAGGTTGAAGTACCGGAAGAAGTAAGGAAAAATATAGGATAGTATTGCAGACGGAGTGCCAAAGTTGTTGTTTTGAAACCAGAGACATGTGGAGGCCTGATTTTAGAGATTGACATATCGAAAGAAGGAAGGGGAAATTGGCTGAACACACGGTGCGTATCCAGATTGCGTGCTGAGAGAATCTGTCAAGGAGGTTGTCATGGCTGAGAAAGGCAGGGCTGCGATTTACAGGGGTCTGGGCCAGCCTATGGAGATAGTGGAATATCCCGTCCCTGACGCTGAACCGGGGGCTATCCTGGTCAAGGTTTCGGTGGCCAATATCTGTGGTTCAGACCTCCACATGTGGCGTGGAGACATGAACCTGGGGGCCATAGGGGCACCATTGCCAACCATTCTAGGTCATGAGATGACAGGCAGGATTGCCAAGCTTGGCGAGGGTGTTGCCACCGATTCAGCGGGCCAGCCGCTGGCGGTAGGCGATCGCGTGGTATATCCCTACTTCAATTCATGCGGACGCTGTCCTGCTTGCCTGAAAGGGAACCATGCGAGTTGTCCCCTGAACCTTATGTATATGTACACTTCGGAGGCACCACCTCATTTTGTAGGGGCCTATGCTGACTACTATTACCTTCGCGCGAGTTATCCGGTTTTCAAGGTTCCGGATGACCTGAGCGATAAGATGGTGGCTTCTGTTAATTGTGCCCTGTCTGAGGTTATCTATGGCCTGGAGAAAGCAAACCTGAAATTCGGAGAGACGGTCGTCATCCAGGGTGCCGGCGGTCTGGGTATCAACGCTGCTGCTGTAGCTAGAGAGATGGGTGCCAACAAGATCATTGTCATAGATGGCATTACTCAGCGCCTGGAGCTGGCCAAGGCCTTTGGCGCCGATGATCTGATTGATATGAGGGAGTTCAAGACTCCGCAGGAACGGGTGCAACGGGTAAAGGATCTCACCGGAGGTTGGGGAGCAGATGTGGTTGCCGAGCTGGTGGGGAGTCCCAGGGCCATCCCTGAAGGACTCGACATGCTCTGCAACGGCGGGCGCTACCTGGAAATGGGCAACATCAGCCCATTTCACGGGACATTCGAGGCTGATCCCGCTTTCCTGGTGATGGGCTCCAAGAGCATCTTCTGCGTTGCCATGTATGGTCGCGATAC
This window contains:
- a CDS encoding 4Fe-4S binding protein — encoded protein: MTTKDVYLELAEMIDKNDPHVVGVPVTPAMLKVLSLQFTPDEARLALQIGTTGGKLSELSAKTGVDKARLKKRLEAMAYKGTMWIDPGKEDPAYRVLGSCAPGLVETGLFGNIRFSYDVELGKALHQALYEWARDRLCKLGFPFAPIWAHPWVLPDDARPEENLIYFLKAQNYFCVSTCPCRLSHWLSEPDNHCNHMLETCLHSGDTARWCVEHGMGREITLDEALNLLRKANADGLVHSINIEGFICNCCTDCCPLFMGLNQLKTKTMIPSPFIPSIDKDECNACGSCIDICPVGALKMGEIPIVDVDICIGCGLCVTHCPPESIKLVRRSTQVEVPEEVRKNIG
- a CDS encoding zinc-binding dehydrogenase, with the translated sequence MAEKGRAAIYRGLGQPMEIVEYPVPDAEPGAILVKVSVANICGSDLHMWRGDMNLGAIGAPLPTILGHEMTGRIAKLGEGVATDSAGQPLAVGDRVVYPYFNSCGRCPACLKGNHASCPLNLMYMYTSEAPPHFVGAYADYYYLRASYPVFKVPDDLSDKMVASVNCALSEVIYGLEKANLKFGETVVIQGAGGLGINAAAVAREMGANKIIVIDGITQRLELAKAFGADDLIDMREFKTPQERVQRVKDLTGGWGADVVAELVGSPRAIPEGLDMLCNGGRYLEMGNISPFHGTFEADPAFLVMGSKSIFCVAMYGRDTIKKALDFLSRTKAKYPFEKIISRTYRLEEINKAFEEQDKGLVSRAAIVM